Proteins from a genomic interval of Zingiber officinale cultivar Zhangliang chromosome 2A, Zo_v1.1, whole genome shotgun sequence:
- the LOC122043195 gene encoding cytochrome P450 89A2-like: MQQAKPVPSFVVWNWNRHGVVMDVWPLFFLSLGLSTLLAFLLRRLLPGGVSDRALPPGPLSVPIIGNLLWLRRSPRNIVNVLRQCHARYGPIFTLRFGSRRSIFVADRQITHKALIELGSTFADRPSPLPVTRIVTAGQLLISSTAYGPLWRILRRNLTAEILHPTRVKSFAGGRAWVLRVLREHLLAQAAAQGGVVVAKESFQFAMFCLLVFMCFGEKLGEETVREIAHTQRSLLIYRNKLAVLLIAPRITQYLFRNRLRTAMAMMEKQRQLFFPLIDAPRSQKQSKEKEEERFVYSYVDSLLNLELPDEEGSRKLSDEEIIGLCSEFLNGGTDTTATALEWTMANLVKHREVQEKLREEIDSVVTKGEEIKEEELQRMVYLKAVILEVLRLHPPGHVVLPHAVTEDVSLCGYMIPKGGASVNFLVAEMGRDGRVWAEPMEFRPERFLQGGEGESVDLTGSREIRMMPFGAGRRICPGMGVAMLHLEYLVANLVREFEWKAVEGDEIDLAAEKFEFTVVMKDPLRARILSRKMTAQEV, encoded by the coding sequence ATGCAGCAAGCAAAACCGGTGCCCTCCTTCGTCGTGTGGAACTGGAACAGGCACGGCGTCGTGATGGATGTGTGGCcgctcttcttcctctccctcggcTTATCCACTTTGCTCGCCTTCCTCCTCCGCCGTCTCCTCCCCGGTGGAGTATCTGATCGGGCCCTCCCTCCAGGCCCCCTGTCGGTTCCGATCATCGGCAATCTTCTCTGGTTGCGCCGCTCCCCTCGCAACATCGTCAACGTGCTCCGCCAGTGCCACGCACGATACGGCCCCATCTTCACGCTCCGCTTCGGATCCCGCCGCTCCATCTTCGTCGCCGATCGCCAAATCACCCACAAAGCTCTCATCGAGCTCGGCTCTACTTTTGCTGACCGCCCCTCGCCACTTCCTGTCACCCGGATTGTCACCGCTGGCCAGCTCTTGATCTCCTCAACCGCGTACGGCCCTCTCTGGCGCATACTCCGCCGCAACCTCACCGCCGAAATCCTCCACCCCACCCGCGTCAAGTCCTTCGCCGGAGGCCGCGCCTGGGTCCTCCGCGTCCTTCGTGAGCACCTCCTAGCCCAGGCGGCCGCTCAAGGCGGGGTCGTCGTTGCAAAAGAGAGCTTTCAGTTCGCCATGTTCTGCTTGCTGGTGTTCATGTGCTTCGGCGAGAAGCTTGGGGAGGAAACCGTGCGGGAGATCGCGCACACGCAGAGGAGCCTGCTGATTTACCGTAATAAACTCGCCGTGCTCCTCATCGCACCGAGAATCACGCAATACCTGTTCCGGAATCGGTTGAGAACGGCCATGGCGATGATGGAGAAGCAGAGGCAGCTGTTCTTTCCCCTGATCGATGCCCCAAGAAGTCAAAAACAGAGCAAGGAAAAAGAAGAGGAGCGATTCGTGTACTCCTACGTCGACTCGCTCCTCAACCTCGAACTCCCTGATGAAGAAGGCAGCCGAAAACTCTCCGACGAGGAGATTATAGGCCTGTGCTCGGAGTTCCTGAACGGTGGCACCGACACGACGGCGACGGCGCTGGAGTGGACCATGGCCAACCTTGTGAAGCACCGAGAAGTACAGGAAAAGCTGCGAGAGGAGATCGATAGCGTCGTTACGAAAGGGGAGGAGATCAAGGAGGAGGAGTTACAGAGGATGGTGTACTTGAAGGCGGTGATCCTGGAGGTGCTGCGCCTCCACCCACCTGGGCACGTCGTGCTGCCGCACGCGGTGACAGAGGACGTGAGTCTCTGCGGGTACATGATCCCCAAAGGCGGTGCGTCGGTCAATTTCTTGGTGGCGGAGATGGGCCGGGACGGGCGGGTGTGGGCGGAGCCGATGGAGTTCCGGCCCGAACGGTTCCTTCAAGGCGGCGAGGGAGAGTCGGTGGATCTTACCGGAAGCAGGGAGATCCGGATGATGCCGTTCGGGGCGGGGAGGCGGATCTGCCCCGGAATGGGGGTGGCAATGCTCCACCTGGAGTATCTGGTGGCGAATCTGGTGAGGGAGTTCGAGTGGAAGGCAGTGGAGGGGGACGAGATCGACCTGGCGGCGGAGAAGTTCGAGTTCACCGTCGTGATGAAGGATCCGCTGCGAGCGAGGATCCTCTCCAGGAAGATGACGGCGCAGGAGGTGTGA
- the LOC122044238 gene encoding xyloglucan-specific galacturonosyltransferase 1-like, with product MQKSFKFLIERQPWELNDVRVPHLTHFHPHDDADITASQLRLSTFPRSNLVGFAGATREEEKQCIAATTECRFLNCNGGECMKTEVVVGLFMESEFCLQPLGDSPTRKSVFDSLVAGCIPVIFNPFTAYYQYPWHLPEDHQRWSVFIYEEEVRQGKVDVVERLRRVPAEEREEMRRYIVHQIMPGLV from the exons ATGCAAAAATCCTTCAAGTTCCTGATCGAGCGTCAACCGTGGGAGCTGAACGACGTTAGGGTGCCCCACCTCACCCACTTCCACCCTCACGACGACGCCGACATCACCGCCTCGCAGCTCCGCCTCTCTACCTTCCCCCGCAGCAATCTCGTCGGCTTCGCGGGCGCCACCAGGGAAGAGGAGA AGCAATGCATCGCTGCCACCACTGAGTGTCGCTTCCTCAACTGCAACGGCGGCGAGTGCATGAAGACGGAGGTGGTGGTGGGTCTGTTCATGGAATCAGAATTCTGCCTGCAGCCGCTGGGGGACAGCCCGACGAGGAAGTCAGTGTTCGACAGCCTGGTGGCGGGCTGCATCCCAGTGATCTTCAACCCCTTCACGGCGTACTACCAGTACCCGTGGCACTTACCGGAGGACCACCAGAGGTGGTCGGTGTTCATCTACGAGGAGGAGGTGAGGCAAGGGAAGGTGGACGTGGTGGAGAGGTTAAGGAGGGTGCCGGCGGAGGAGAGGGAGGAGATGAGGAGGTATATTGTGCATCAGATCATGCCAGGGCTGGTTTAG